In Lotus japonicus ecotype B-129 chromosome 5, LjGifu_v1.2, one genomic interval encodes:
- the LOC130719434 gene encoding uncharacterized protein LOC130719434, producing MNKYFPETAREDMENQFLRLRQGTTTVGEYAARLETLSKHFRFFQMQVDEPYLCNCFMIGLRNDIEESVRPLGIRVYQQLVEKAREVETMKNRRGSRQESGGPIRTGQKQVGKTDRGKAPQSKPYQRPSDKVPFSGKGEATVPKEDIVCFKCNQKGHYANECGKEIICWNCQKPGHIERNYPNATKAEPALNVAKGKRPTTKGRVFAITGEQEEGSDDLIQGTCTISGAPLIVLFDSGATHSFISVNCAKRLELLTVELHFDLVVSTPATSSLVTRTTCLQSPLVYEDRKFRANLVSLGLEQLDVILGMDWLAQYHVLLDCANKTVIFPDSGILDYLNSYTLRKGSLAFVNSIVAEVKNDGDVRNIPIVQDFTDVFSKDVPG from the coding sequence ATGAACAAGTACTTTCCTGAAACTGCCAGGGAAGATATGGAGAACCAGTTCCTCAGGCTGAGGCAAGGAACCACGACTGTAGGGGAGTATGCTGCAAGGTTGGAGACTCTGTCGAAACATTTCCGTTTCTTTCAGATGCAAGTGGATGAACCATACCTCTGCAACTGTTTTATGATTGGGTTGAGAAATGATATTGAGGAGTCCGTAAGGCCTTTGGGAATCAGGGTTTATCAACAGCTGGTTGAGAAGGCCCGGGAAGTTGAAACTATGAAGAATCGTCGGGGAAGCCGACAAGAGAGTGGAGGACCCATTCGTACTGGACAGAAACAGGTAGGAAAGACTGACAGGGGTAAGGCACCTCAGAGCAAACCATACCAACGACCCAGTGATAAGGTGCCATTTTCAGGAAAAGGAGAGGCGACTGTTCCGAAGGAGGACATTGTCTGTTTCAAGTGCAACCAAAAGGGACACTATGCTAATGAGTGCGGAAAGGAGATCATATGCTGGAATTGTCAGAAACCGGGGCACATTGAGAGGAATTACCCTAATGCAACCAAAGCTGAACCAGCACTGAATGTTGCAAAAGGAAAGCGACCTACAACTAAGGGGCGCGTGTTTGCTATAACTGGAGAGCAGGAAGAGGGTTCTGATGATCTCATACAGGGTACGTGTACCATTTCCGGAGCTCCTTTGATTGTTTTATTTGACTCGGGTGCTACGCATTCGTTTATATCTGTGAACTGTGCGAAGAGATTAGAGCTGCTAACTGTAGAGTTACACTTTGACTTGGTGGTATCGACCCCTGCCACCAGTAGCTTAGTTACACGTACGACATGTTTACAAAGTCCGTTGGTCTATGAAGATCGGAAGTTTCGAGCAAACCTCGTCAGCTTAGGGCTCGAACAGCTAGATGTTATtctgggaatggattggttggctCAATACCATGTTCTcttggattgtgctaataagACCGTGATATTTCCGGATTCAGGCATCTTGGATTACCTGAACTCGTACACACTAAGGAAAGGTTCCTTAGCGTTCGTAAATTCGATCGTAGCTGAGGTGAAGAATGATGGCGACGTACGGAACATACCAATAGTACAAGACTTTACTGATGTATTTTCGAAAGACGTACCTGGATAA